One genomic segment of Dysosmobacter sp. Marseille-Q4140 includes these proteins:
- a CDS encoding PhnD/SsuA/transferrin family substrate-binding protein — MKKALSLLLAGVMCIGLLAGCGGQNTEDTQGSGSTPDTSSTQESGNKTIDTLRIAFVPSREPEEIITATEPLKQMLTDELAKLGYDVGEVDITVGTSYEAVGEALAAGTADVGLIPGGTYVLYDDGCDVLLTATRDGLSIDSDNAKDWNDNAPTEPTTEQVTSYRALMIAGPSEKGKELAAKVNAGEELTWEDVSSANWSVANSSSPAGYIYPSLWLQENFGKNITDLPHAVQSDSYGSAFARLASGQVDIVCTYADARRDYEDEWTGEYGMTNSIWDDTAVVGVTPAIYNDTISVSKTSPIMDDDFKQALGQAFINIGNTEEGKEVIAIYSHNGYQWAKSSDYDSERAAQEMIQSLNSAG; from the coding sequence ATGAAAAAAGCACTTTCTCTCCTGCTGGCCGGCGTGATGTGCATTGGCCTGTTGGCCGGCTGCGGCGGTCAGAACACGGAGGACACCCAGGGCTCCGGCAGCACGCCGGACACCAGCAGCACCCAGGAGAGCGGGAACAAGACTATCGATACCCTGCGCATCGCCTTTGTCCCCTCTCGGGAGCCGGAGGAGATCATCACCGCCACCGAACCCCTGAAGCAGATGCTCACCGATGAGCTGGCTAAGCTGGGCTACGACGTGGGCGAGGTGGACATCACCGTGGGTACCAGCTACGAGGCGGTTGGCGAGGCCCTGGCCGCCGGCACTGCCGATGTGGGCCTGATCCCCGGCGGCACCTACGTGCTCTACGACGACGGCTGTGATGTGCTGCTCACCGCCACCCGGGATGGCCTGTCCATCGATTCCGACAACGCCAAGGATTGGAACGATAACGCCCCCACCGAGCCCACCACTGAGCAGGTCACCAGCTACCGGGCCCTGATGATCGCCGGCCCCTCTGAGAAGGGCAAGGAGCTGGCCGCCAAGGTCAACGCCGGTGAGGAACTTACTTGGGAAGATGTGAGCAGCGCCAACTGGAGCGTGGCAAACTCTTCCTCCCCCGCCGGGTACATCTACCCCTCCCTGTGGCTCCAGGAGAACTTTGGGAAGAACATCACCGACCTGCCCCACGCAGTGCAGTCTGACTCCTATGGCAGCGCCTTCGCTCGTCTGGCATCCGGCCAGGTGGACATCGTCTGCACCTACGCCGACGCCCGCCGGGACTATGAGGACGAGTGGACCGGCGAGTACGGCATGACCAACAGCATCTGGGACGACACCGCTGTGGTGGGCGTCACTCCCGCCATCTACAACGACACCATCAGCGTCAGCAAGACCTCTCCCATCATGGATGACGATTTCAAGCAGGCACTGGGCCAGGCTTTCATCAATATCGGCAACACCGAGGAGGGCAAGGAGGTCATTGCCATCTACAGCCACAACGGCTATCAGTGGGCGAAGTCCTCTGACTATGACTCTGAGCGGGCCGCTCAGGAGATGATCCAGTCTCTGAACAGCGCGGGTTAA